A region of the Bos mutus isolate GX-2022 chromosome 18, NWIPB_WYAK_1.1, whole genome shotgun sequence genome:
GGATGAGCCTTGCTatcgtttttttttaaaagtgcctTAACCTTTCTGCGTCACCGCAATCCTGACTCGGGGCGCTCTGCGGGCCTTCCCCGTCCCCACGGCGCCCTGCCTGCCTCACGCTCCCACCAGAAGGTTTACAGTAGAGATCGGAGACAGCTGGGTCTCGGGAGAAAAAACACCCACCAAACAAGTCAAAACAAAGTtcgaaaccaaaccaaaaaagcctgaagagaaggaaggagaggaaggcagaggaggaCGGTGGCAGAGGCCGGGAGAGCCGCCTGCTCCTGGGCTCCTGGTTTCTTTCCTAAGATGAGCAGTGGCTTCAGAAATGCAAGTTACTCGCACAAGGATCCACCTGTGGCTGACGGGAGGACttctgaggtggggagggagagggcgaCTTCTTGTCAACCCCTCCTTTCCCTACAAGAGACGGCTCTAAAAAGGAGACGCGCATTCCAAGACattctttccaaaaaaattaaaaataaaacgaTAAATactcaaccaaaaaataaaagtatttgatAATGACGGTTTCACACGTTTGCCTTTCTCCTAAAAACCTTCCCCGACATTTGCCGTTGGAGGGGAAGAGGGGGAGAGACCGTAGCAGAAATGCGTGTTCAGATGTTGAGAGTTCTTCCCCAACACAGCACCTTCTCAGCCGGTTTCAGTCGGATCAAAAATAGATACTTATTTATCAACAGCTGCAGTCAGATCAGGCCCCCGCCATCACCATAAAAAAAAACTGCTGagggagtggtggtggggggaggtgccGACCTCGATCGGTCTTTGCCTCACGGGATCCCTTTCCCAATAATCCGGTTGGGGAGGGGTCAAACCCTTTTCTTCTGCTGACGGTTAtacctcaaaaaaaataaaaaataaagcagtttcTGGTGACGGGTTCCGAAGTCCCTGCGCCCGGCTGGCCCCTGCCCGGAGGGGCCCCGGAGCTGTGGCCTCACATGACACAGGGCTTGATGTCTTGGTAGGTGACCTGCTGGTGGTAGTAGGAGCCGCCGCCAGCCGAGTGCATGGACGAGGATGCCATGGTGTTGAAAGAGAAGACGAACTCCTTTCGGTCACACATGCTGGGTGACTGCGAGTGATACCGCGGGATGCCTGCGGGGGCGAGGCGAACAGGAAAGGGGGCATTAAAGGGTGGCCTCCGGAGGCCCAGGCTCCAGGTGGAGAAGCACCGTTACTGTGGGGGGTGCCCCGGGGGCAGGCCTGCCTGGCTCGGCGCTGGGCCGAGGCCTCCCCGCGTCCCAGCTCCCGGTTTCAGGTCTCAGTCGGGCCGGCGCCCAGAGGGAAGATTCCCCAGACACGGTCAAGGATCCCTGCAACCCTGGGTGCCCGctgccccagcctctccctccgTGGACACTGAGCCTGGCTTGGGAGGCTTCCGGTGGCGGACAGGGAAGGGGTGAGAGGGGCCAGCAGGGAAGGTCCAGCGGCCTCCACTTCCAGGCAGCCTGAGGCCTGGGCCTGGCGCCGGGCAGCCACCTTCCAGCCCCTGGAGGCAGCAGTGTCCCCACAGCAACGAGCCAGGCCAGCAGGGGCCAACACAGGGGCAAAGAGGGCTTCTCCAGAGGAAGGGTCTTTGGGGAGCCAAGCCTGCGGGACCTCTGGAACCCCGGCTGGAGTTTGAAGCAGCCGCAGTTGTGCGACCCCCGTGGAGAGAGCCCTCCATTCTCCAGGCCCGGCTCCTGCCTCCCGCTGGCTGCTGACAGCTGACTCCTGACAGGCCTCTGCTTGGATCCCTCCAAGCTCTTTCAAGAACCAGACCCAGAAGCCTGCTAGcgtgtgctgagacagaggatcCAGAGGAGAAGATGGCTGTGCATCTTTTTTCTCATGGGGGGATTGGAAGCGGAGCGGTACCTGTGGGCCTGGAAACCTGGATCCTGAGAAACAGAGTCTGTTGGGGCCCGCAGCTCAGACCTTCAATCTGGGGCCCTCTCAGCCTCTATTGCCACAAAAAGCCCCCAACTCAATCTGGTTCCCGAAAGGCCGGGTTCTAAGCCTCTGAGTGCCAGCACCAAACCCCACCGGCTTTGGGCCTAACTCTTCCGTCCAACCCGGCTCAGAGCAGAGGCGGCTCTCCTGAAGCAGGGCGAACAAGCCAGCTGCCCTGGGGACAGGCCAGCTCCATCCTGGGAACTGGCCCAGGTGTCAGGGAGCTAAGGGACCTGAGGGGACTTAGAATATTGCAGTCTAAGTCTTTGAGGTGAGGATGGGGCCTACCTGGCCAGGCTGGGGCTGCCAGCATCTATCTGGGTgttgaaacagaaaggaaaacgGAATGTTAGTCTATGGGGGGACTCCAGGCTGCACTCAGCCCTCAGATGGGGAGAGGTGGACAGAGAGACACCTTAGGGAGCTGAGGCCTCAGTGGTGCAGTTTGGGGACTGGCACCCCACGGAGGTGGCCGCAGGCTCCAGACCAGGGCGCAGGCAGTCTGGGGGCTAGGTCTGTAGCGCGCTCACAGATGTCCACCgtagcccccaccccccagtcctGGGGACAGCTCGGGGCTCCCCACTCACCTTGCAGCTCAGCAGGGGTGTTGTGACTGTTCTGGTGCAGATACGGCTGGTCCAGGGAGTGCGTGGAGAGGCTGCCGGACAGGGGGTTGGCCGTGGGGTTGCAGGGGGACAGGGGCTGCTGCTTGATGTAGGAGGCGCTGCTGTTGAGAGCCGCTGAGGCGGAGGGAGGCCAGGCGGCCGCGGAGCCGGAGTAGACGGCGTGGGGCTCCATGACCCCGCCTGCCGCCGCGGGCAGCAGCGGGGAGGCAGGCACCGAGCCGTCGTGGTGCGGGTACTCGCCGGCCGCTGTGCCTCCGCAGCTGCCCATGTACGAGTGGCCGCCGTTGGCGGGCAGGTGGGGCACCGAGTGGCTGGGCAAAGCCATGCCGTCCACGTTGCCCGGCAAGTGGCCGTTCATCATGCCCAGACCTCCCTCCAGCGCCAGGCTGTTGGGCGGGCACGAGAGGCCGCCGGCAGAGCCCTGGAAGCTGTAGGTGTCCGGGAGGTGGTTGAAGCCGAGCCCGTTCATCATGCTGTACATGGGCTTGAGCGCCTGGCATTTCCTTCGGAAGCCGCGCGGCCGCCGCCGAAAGGAGCCCTCCTCAAACATGAACTCGCTGGCCGGGTCGATGGTCCAGTAGTGGCCCTTGCCCGGCCGCCCGAGGCCCTTGGGCAGCTTGATGAAGCACTCGTTGAGCGAGAGGTTGTGGCGCACGGAGTTCTTCCAGCCCTGGTAGGAGCCGCGAAAGAAGGGGAAGCGGCTCTGCAGGAACTGGTAGATCTCGCTGAGCGTCAGGCGCTTGGTGGGCGAGCTCTGGATGGCCATGACGATGAGCGCGATGTACGAGTAGGGCGGCTTCTCCGGGCGCCGGATGCCGGCGTTCGTCTTCTTGGCCTTGGACGGGCCGGACGACGCGGGGTCCATGGCCGCGCCGcctcccccgccgccgccgccgccgccgccgccgccgccgccgtgcGGTGGCTGCTGCTTCTCGGGCGCCGAAGACATCGGGtggctgctgccgccgccgccgctgccgctgctgctcTGCGCGGCCGACGagccgggaggaggaggaggaggaggaggaaggggagggggagggggagggggccgaGGGGGAGGGGGCTGCGCGCGCGGGGCTGGCTGCACCTCTGCCGTCATCGGCGGCCGCTTCTCCGGAGCTAGCCTCGGCGCACCCTCCCCCGCCTGCCCGTCCTCCCCGAGGAGCGGCCAGGTCCGCGGGC
Encoded here:
- the FOXF1 gene encoding forkhead box protein F1, with protein sequence MTAEVQPAPRAQPPPPRPPPPPPPLPPPPPPPPGSSAAQSSSGSGGGGSSHPMSSAPEKQQPPHGGGGGGGGGGGGGGGAAMDPASSGPSKAKKTNAGIRRPEKPPYSYIALIVMAIQSSPTKRLTLSEIYQFLQSRFPFFRGSYQGWKNSVRHNLSLNECFIKLPKGLGRPGKGHYWTIDPASEFMFEEGSFRRRPRGFRRKCQALKPMYSMMNGLGFNHLPDTYSFQGSAGGLSCPPNSLALEGGLGMMNGHLPGNVDGMALPSHSVPHLPANGGHSYMGSCGGTAAGEYPHHDGSVPASPLLPAAAGGVMEPHAVYSGSAAAWPPSASAALNSSASYIKQQPLSPCNPTANPLSGSLSTHSLDQPYLHQNSHNTPAELQGIPRYHSQSPSMCDRKEFVFSFNTMASSSMHSAGGGSYYHQQVTYQDIKPCVM